ATTATTTGAATTACTTATAGTAACGGTGTAAGTGTAAATTTCATTTGCTTGAATAGCACTTTTATTAGGACCTGATACGGATTTTGTTAAACTTAAGTTTGGACTTCCTATATTAATATTTACTTGAGATCGGTTACTATAAGCATATCCATAAGTATTTATCCCTTTTAATTTCATTAAATTAGCATTTCGAGCTGATGATCCAAGAGATGCTATAGGAATTTTAAAATCAATAGTACATGTTGATAATCCTGACAAATCTCCATAATAGAAATCTACTCCATGAGGGCTAATCAATTGTGGCGGCTTTATAGGGGTAATATTAGTGTATACATAGTTAAGACTATCAATCGGATCTGCAGATAGTGGGAAAAAATCATCTATATAAATTCCTTTTTGCGTTGCTTGTAATGTAGATGCATTATAAGTTAGAAGATATTCTGCAAAATCACCTGGAGCTAACGTATTTATAGTTTTAGGAGTTCCATCTTTATAATACCCTTTTATAAATTGTTTTGTTATAGTTCCTACTCCTATGTTGGAACTAACACTAGAGCTATCGCTAACTTGAGTAAATGGGCCAACAAGAGTTCCTAAAATATTAGCTGTAGCTAAAAATGGATCATAAGCTACTACAGGTAAATTTAAAGATTGGATATCTAATTTATATCTATAGTAGCTATCTATTTTAGCGTAAATAGCAACAGTTTTAGTAGAATTTTGAGTTGCCAAAGAAAAATTATACGTTAAATAATAACCTTGCAAGGTAGGATTATTTACAGCTGAAGTTGGAGATGGAGCACTAGACAAATAAAGTATACCATCTGGGATGAAATAATTAACTATAATGTTTTGAATATTATAGTATTGGCCAACCTTAAAAACATAGGTGTAAGTGAAGCTTGTTTGGACATCTACCGTAGGCCTATTTGTGGAAGTTGTTATTATTAAATCCATAGCAGCAAAACTAGTACTACTATTTGAAGAGGAAGTAATGAGAGGATCAGCAGATGTCATGTTAATTAACATATTTAGCATAGTTCCATGTACTATAAAGCTTCCTTGATTGTTATTATACTGGTTCCACACTGCGTAGCTAAATGTTAATGTAGTATTACTATTTATAGATAGATTAACATTTCCATAATAAAGCTGAGTATATATAGTGCCATTAATATTAACTGTACTTATAGTAGGACTAGAAAATTTAGAGGCATCAGTACCATATATGGTAATATTTCCAATATATCTTATACCATCCTGTAATAGTATTGATATATTTACTAAAGAAGTTGAGATTGAGTTATTTAAAACTTTACATGTAGCAGTAGTTACTTGAGTATAATCATTTAAAGAAGCTGAAGTTCCAGCACCCTTTAAAACTTTTTCAGAAGTTGTTATAGTACTAGCAAATCTAACAGTTACGTAAGTCATGGATATTTGTTGAGTAATCACTTCATTTCCTATATCATAGGCTCCCCTAGGCATGGTGTCCACTTGGCATTCTACATTTATTCCAGAAAAATTATATCCAAAAGGAATAGTAGATCCATTTTTAAATTTAGTATTACATTTTACTGTTATACTAAAGCTAAAATTTATTTCCATAGGAGCAAGGTCCTTAATATTTATCCAGGAATACGTGACGCTGTTGTCTACATTTGTAATGCTAGAAGTTTGAGGAATAGTAGATGATGAAAGAACCATACCATCAGGTAATGTTAGAGAAATACCTAAATTATATAATCTTTGGCTAGAACTAAGATTTTGGATACTTACATTAAAAGAAGAAGTGTTTCCTATTATAATTGGAACATTTTGAGTTTCAACAATACTCATACTTAGTATACTAGAGGGCATAGTATCGCTCCTTAAAATTTACTTTCTACATTATATTAAAAATTTTATATTGTGTTACGTCAAAATTAGACAAATTTTAAATATTAATTTAAAAATAGTAACCAAAAAATAGAAATTTAGTATTATATACTAAGGTCTTTTTATAGGAAGACTTAGGCTTATTAAATTTAGTAAATAGGAGGAAATAAAGTGGCACTAACACAACATTTCTCAGCAATTGATAAGGCAATATTAGTATCTACTGGAAATAGTTTAGTAGTATGTGGAAGTACAACTGCTCCAGATGTAAATACTTCTGACCTTATAAAAACAGATGGTACAACAACTAGAGATTGGAGTCAATCAGGAAGTACAGCTAATTTAAATATACTATCTAATAGTACAATTCTTTATGCAGAACTTGTATGGTATTCTACTGTATATAGCAATGTATCAGGTTCTTTAGATCTTAGAAGTATACAAGATAATCCAATAACATTTGCCACTTCAAAAGGAAGTTATCAAATAACACCTCAATATACAGATAGTTATACTGGTACGTCTGGAACCATAGATAGATATAGAGCAGCTGATGTAACAACTTATGTACAATCTGCACTGTCAGGTAGTTACACTGTAGCTAGTGTTCCTATAAGTGTTCCTCGTACAGGATTAAGTAATTCAAGAGCTGGATGGTCATTAACAGTAATATATAGAAATGATTCATTTAAGCCACAGCAAATTATTTATGAATCAGGTATATCCGTAGCAACTCCAAGTACACCTTTACAAACAACAATATCAGGATTTACAACCCCTTCAACTCCATCAAATTTAAAAGGAAATGTTTTCATAGCTGCGGCAAATGGAGAACCTTTAAGTGGGATAGAGAGTGTATCACTAGGTCCATCTTTTGCACAATTAAGTAATATTGGTAATACTGTAAATAGTCCGAATATAAACCCAGGAACCGCTCCAAACAACCCAGGAAATAACTTTTTTGCAGGGATAATAAATGTAGCCGACCAAACTAACTCTAGTAATGGACTTTTAAATATAAATGGTACTAACGGGACTAATAATAACGATGGTTTTGCTCCTATTCAAACATTAGGAGGAAGAAATAAATGGGATATAACAGATGTAGATATATCTAGCACGCTGATTCCGAATCAAACATTATTAGCAGGACAAATAACTGAAGGTACCGTGGGCGATGGAGTTCAATTAGTAGCATTAGGTGCTCAAGTACTTGCTCAAGCTCCTGACCTAACAGCTTCTTTGATGTTATATGATATAGATGGTGATGGTCAATATAATGTTGAAGTTGGAGAGCAGATGGTATATGGAATTCAGATTACTAATAATGGATCTGTAGCAGCTAATAATGTTATGTTATCTACGGTATTAGATCAAAGTTGTACATTTGTTACTAACTCTGTTGTAGTTAATGGAACTGTTATGAATGGTGCGGATATAACTAAGAGTGTTAATATAGGAAGTGTTCCTACACATGGTATAGTAGATGTAACGTTTACTGTCATAGTGAATAAATTACCATCAGGGCCAATAGAGTATAATGGAGTATTATTATATGAAACAGTGAACTATAGCTATCAATTTACATCAGGCCAAAATACTATTACAAACTATGATTCAACTAATACAGTTCAAGTAATAGTACAAGAAGGATTATTAAGCATTACAAAGTCAGCTTCTACAACATCTCTTAGTGTAGGAGATACTGTTACTTACACAATAAATATAAACAATATAGGTTCAATATCAGCAACAAATATATTGTTCCAAGATAAAGTTAATCAATATTGTTCATTTGTAGATGGAAGTTTATATATAAATGGAACAAATTACCCAGATGATGATCCTACAGTAGGAGTTACTTTACCTGATATGAATGTTGGAGCAAGTACCCAGATAGTATTTGAGTCTAAAGTAAATTCGCTATCTCCATCAACAAAAGTAAATAACTTATCTTGTGTATCATTTGGATATATATATAATCAATATGGATATCTAAGAGAGCAAACTATATTTAGTAATAGTACGTCTATACAAGTTAATTATGTAGATGTTATAGGAGAAAGATGTAATAGTAATAATTATCCTAATATAGGAGATACAGTGACTTATACATTAAGCTTATCAAATATAGGAAATGAGTCTGCAACTAATGTTCAAGTACAAGAGCCACCAATACCAGGAGTATCATTTGTTACAGGTAGTGTTAAAATAAATGGAACATCACAATCAGACTTAAATCCGTTCACTGGATTTACGCTAACAAATCCTATCAACCCTCAGCAGACTACAACTGTAACTTATCAAGTTTTAGTTAATCAACTTAATCCTGCAAATACAATAGAAAATATTGCTCAAGTTCCATTCAAATATCAAATATCACAAGGCAGTAGTATTATAAGTTCAGAAAAAGATTCTAATAAAGTTGATACTATAGCAAATTATGTATGTATGAATATATCTAAAAGTGTAGATAAGGCTTATGCAAGTATAGGCGATACTTTATACTATACAATTAATGTAAGTAATAGCGGTAATATAAATGCTACTAATACAATGTTTTTAGATAGCTTACAATCCCAGATATCACTTGTATCAGGATCAGTATATATAAATGGAGTATCCTATCCAAATTATGATCCAACGCAAGGATTTACTATAGGAACTATATGTCCAAGTGAAATAGTAGAAATAACTTTTAAAGTTACAGTTAATTCTGTTCCTAATCCAAATATAGTATATAACCATGCAAGTTTATTATACAATTATCAGCCAGACCCTAATGCTAGTACATTAATTAATACAGTCTATAGTAATACTGTTCAAACTACTATAAATCAAGCCTTATATACTATAACAAAAAGTGTAAATAAAACTTATGCACAATTGGGTGATATACTTGTTTATACAACAACTATACAGAATACAGGTACAGTACATTTAACAAATATTATATTTGCAGACTATATTGGTGCTTGGATGAATTTATATCCAGGAACTGTATATGTAAATGGTGTTAATTATCCAAGCTATGATCCAAGTCAATCATTCTCTATAGAGGATTTACATCCTGGAGAGATAGCGACCATAGTTTTTGCAACTACGATAGTCAAAACACCACCAGTTGGATATATACCAAATATGTCAGAAGCGAATATAACATATCAAGTTAATCCAACTTCTCCTGTAGTAACTAAAACTATATTTTCTAATACTGTTGTAACGTATGACCCTCTAGGGACAATAGATTTAGTTAAAAGTGTAGATAAATCATACTCAGTAGTAGGAGACACTTTAACTTACTCATTTACAGCTACAAATACAGGAAATACTACTGTAATTAACACTCTATTTAATGATACACTTCAAGCAGAAGCAACATTTGCAACAGGATCTGTTATGGTAAATGGAATAAGCCAACCTTCATATGATCCAAATAAAGGTTTTACATTAGGAACAATATATATGGGTCAAGTTGTAACTGTCAGTTTCCAAGCGACTATAAATAAGTTACCAAACCCTAATGTTATTAAAAATAGTGCTACAACAGCATTTAGCTATTATGTAGATCCATCTCAACAACCTGTAACTAAAACTGCAACAAGTAATACTGTCACAACAACAATAAATAGTTATTCAGCAACATTAACTAAGAGTGTAGATAAATTATATGCAACGATAGGAGATACTTTAAATTATACTGTCACAGTTAATAATACTGGTACAGTATCTTTAACGAATGTTAACTTTATAGATATTATTGCTAATGGTGCAACGTTTGTGCCGGGTTCAGTATATGTAAATGGCGTAAACAACCCAAGTGCTAATCCGAATACAGGTTTCTCTATAGGTAATATTAGTGCAGGAGGTAGTGAAGTTATAACATTCCAAGCAACTGTAACAACTGTTCCAACACCTCCAACAATAAACAACACAGCTAATATGACATTTGTATATCAATTAACTCCAACATCACCTTATGTAAATGGTAGCTTGACAAGTAACATAGTTACTACAAATATAAGTATGATGTCAGTAACCAATACTAAGAGTGTAGACAAAGCATATGCAACGGTTGGGGATACTTTGACTTATACTTCAGTAATAGCTAACAATGGTAATATAAATATAACAAATACTAATTTTATAGATAATATACCGAGTAATACGACATTTGTAAAAGAATCGGTAAAAATAAACGGAACACCTTATTCGAGTTATGATCCAACTGTTGGATTTACTTTAGAAACTATAACTCCAGGATCATCAGCAACAATAGTATTTGAAGTAACAGTAGCAAGTGTTCCAAGTAATGGATATGTAACAAATACCTCTAATATTAGTTACCAATATCAATTAAATCCAAATTTACCACCTATATCAGCAAATGTAGCTAGTAACTCTGTAACAACTTATATAAATATGGGTAATTTGACAATAACTAAAGCTGCAGATAGAAGCATAGTTAAATTAAATAATGTTATAACTTATAATTTTGTGGTAACTAATACAGGTAACACAAATCTTACTAATTTATCTTTCAAGGATACAATCCAGGGAGAATCTTCATTTAATACAGGATCAGTATATATAAATGGAGTTAATCAACCAAGCTTAAATCTTAACAATGGATTTAGTTTAAGTGATATACCTGTAGGACAGCAAACTACAATTAGTTTTACAGTAACAGCTAATTCAATACCATTAAATAATGAGTTATTAAATACTGGTAGTGTAACTTACTCATATCATATAGATCCTAAAGGAAGCCCTACAACAAAGACAGCAACATCTAACCAAACGACAGTTTATGTTTATGATACTATAATGTCTGCTAATAAATCAGTAGACAAATCAATAGCTAAAATTGGAGATACTTTAAACTTTACAATTAATGTAAGTAATGAAGGCAATGTGTCAGCTAAACAAGTATTATTTGAAGATATATTAGATTTAAATATATCATTTGTTACTGATTCAGTATATATAAATGGAAATCAAGAAAAAGGGTATGATCCTAATAAAGGATTCTCATTACAAGATATAGAGGCAGGTTCAACTACAACAGTAACTTTCGAGGCTACAGTAAAAACCAGACCGGCTAACAATATAGTTTACAACTATGCTGTAATTAATTATGAATATACTGTAGGTCAACAAACTACACAAGCAGCTATAAATACTAATACTACTCAAACTTATGTTGCAGTTGGAGAGTTAACAATTGCTAAATCAGTAGATAAGATATATGCTACAGTTGGAGATAACTTATCATACAGCGTAACTATAACAAATACAGGTTCAGTAAATGCAACTAAGTTAGCATTCCAAGATTTAATACCAAATGGAGCTACTTTTAACACAAGTTCAGTAGTTATAGATGGTATATCTCAATCAACATTTAATCCGAATACAGGATTTAATTTAAGTGACTTGATACCAAATCAATCTCATACAGTGGTATTTAGTGTTAATGTTAGCTCATTACCAGCAAGTGGAGAAATAGATAATACTGCTGATGTAACGTTCACTTATCAGTTAACTCCATCAGATAGTCCTGTTACAACGACAACTCCTTCTAATACTGTTAAAACATATATAGAAGTGTGTATGTTAAATCTTGCAAAAGTAGTAGATAAGTCATATGCAACGATAGGGGATACTTTAAACTATAGTATAACTATAAATAATACAGGAAATGCTAATGCTACTAATATAGTATTCAAAGATATGATTCAATCAAATGCTACATTTGTTAGTGGATCTGTAAAAATAAATGGAACAACTCAATCAACTTATGATCCAAATAAAGGATTTATTTTATCTGATATACCTGGATATGGAACTACTACGGTAACATTTGCAGTAACAGTTCAGACTTTACCAACAAGCTACATTATTTACAATGCAGCTACAACATCTTATAGTTACTATATAAATCCAAATAACCCTATTATAACAACACAATCAACAAGTAATACAGTAACGACAATGATAAATATAGGATTACTTACAGCTACTAAATCAGTTAGTAAAGCATACGCAACAGTAGGAGATATATTGACTTATACAGTAAATATAGTAAATACAGGTAATGTAGTGGCTAGTTCTATAAACTTTAGAGATGTTATACCAACTGGATTAACTTTTGTAACAGGGTCAGTGACTATAAATGGAACATTTTATACAACGTATGATCCTTATGCAAGTTTCACATTAGGTAATATATCACCTGGTGCTACTGTAGTTGTTACATTTAATGCCGCTGTAGCATCTTTACCAACTCCATCATTAGTAAGCAATACAGCAAATATAACTTTCTCATATTATGTAAATCCAAGTGGATCTATTATAGTAGCGCAAGTTAACTCTAATACAGTAACTACTCAAATAAATGTTGGAACAATAACACTTACAAAGAGCGTAGACAAATCATATTCTACTATGGGTAATATATTGACTTATACAGTTGTAATAAATAATACTGGTAACGTAGATGCAAGTAATGTGATATTTACAGATAACTTACAAATGGATGTTACATTTAATGAGGGATCTGTAATAGTTAATGGTAAGTCTGAGCCGACTTATGATCCAACTAAAGGATTTATCATAGGAACAATATCAACATTAGGCTATGCTACTGTATCATTTACAGTTACTGTTATACCTGCACCAACTCAGAGCACAGTACTAAACTTTGTAGTAGGAACATTCTCTTATAAGGTAGATCCTAATGGTCAATATTATAGCAACTCAGTTCAATCTAATACAGTATCAACTATTATAGTAATACCTAGCTTAACTGCAACTAAGGTAGTAGATAAAGCGTATGCAACTATAGGAGATACTCTAAACTATAATGTATCAGTTCAAAACACAGGGAATACAACTATATCACAATTATTCTTTACAGATTTCTTATCTAATGGTGCAGTATTTAAATCAGGAACTTTAGTAATAGATGGAGTAAGTTATCAAAATTATGATCCTACTGTTGGATTTAATTTGCCAAATAGCCTTATAGCTGGAAATACATCTTTGGTTCAATTCCAAGCAACAGTAACAGCACTTCCATCACCACCACAAGTAACGAATTATGCATTAGTTAATGGAGTATATTATGTAAATCCTCAAGGATCAACTTATCCGATAAGTGCAACATCAAATACAGTAACTACTAATATAAACTTAGGTAGTTTATCTAATACAAAAACTGTAGATAAGATGTATGCTAGCGTTAATGATACAGTAACTTACACTTCAACGATAACTAATACAGGTAACATAAATGCTACCAGTATACAATTTATAGATTCATTACAATCAGCATTGACTTATGTATCAGGGACTGTAACTATAAATGGAGTAGTATATCCATCATTAGACCCAACAGTTGGATTCTCATTGTCAGACTTAGCTCCAGGTCAAACAGTAACGGTAGTATTCAGTGCTAAGATAAATTCGCTACCAACACCACCATATGTAACAAATACTTCTAGTGCTCAATTTAGTTATTATATAAACCCTAATACAGCTATAATAACTAAGACTCAAAACAGTAATACTGTAACAACTAACGTTGTTTTAGGTAAGATAAATACTACAAAAGCTGTAGATAAACCAATAGCTACACTAGGAGATATTTTAACTTATACAGTAACATTGACTAATGTAGGGAATGTTATAGATAATAATGTATTATTCCAAGATACACCATCTACCGGAGTAACATTTAATAAAGGAAGTGTAACTGTAAATGGAACTAGCCAGCCAACATATGATCCAACAGCTGGATTTAGCCTTGGTAATATAGGAATAGGTAATGTCGTAACTGTAATATTTACTGTAACTGTGAAGTCAGTACCTTCAAGTAATCAAGTAACAAACCAAGCTATTATTCCTTTCCAATATGTAGTTGATCCAAAACAAAATCCGTACAGTAGCACAAGTTATTCAAATACTGTAACAACAAATATTGCATATGGTAATTTAAGCGTAAATAAATCAGTAAACAAACAATTTGCTACGATAGGAGATACGATAACTTATACAGTTGTAGTTACTAATGTAGGTAATATAAATGCAACTAATGTTGTATTCTTAGACCCAACTCCTCAAAACTCTATATTTGTATTAAGATCAGTAACTATAAATGGTGTAGCATACCCAGATTACAATCCATCTGCTGGATTTAACTTAAATACAATGACGCCAGGTCAAATTATAACAGTAGTATATCAAGTTCAAGTTATAGATTTATGTTAAACTAAAAATAGCTTATTAGAGAAAGAGATCCCTTAATATTTTAAGGGATCTTTTATATATATTTGAAGATATATAAATTGAATTATACTCAAGAAACGTTTATAAAGATAATTTTATAGGATATATTAAAAAAGTAATGTCACTGATATGATATAATGAACAAAATGGTATAGAGTATAAACTAATTTATTTTGGAGGATAGATATGGATAAAAAATTTTTTGCTTATTATGATTCACCTGTGGGTATTTTAGAAATATGTACAACAGAAAATGAATTGATTTCAGTGTTATACGTAGAGGATGCAAACGAATCTTCAGAATGTCCAGAGATTTTACAAGAGGTTATAAAACAATTAGATGAATATTTCAATGGAGATAGAAAAGATTTTGATATAAAATTCAAATTAAAAGGAACTGAATTTCAAAAAAAGGTATGGACTGCATTAACGGACATACCATATGGTGAGACTGTTTCATACAAAAATATTGCTACGAAAATAGGTAATGAAAAAGCAGTAAGGGCAGTAGGTAGTACTAATGGTAAAAATATTATAAATATAATAGTTCCTTGTCATAGAGTAATTGGAGCAAATAAAAGTTTAACTGGATATGGTGGAGGACTTCACAGAAAATCATGGCTTTTAAAACATGAAGGCAGTATTGAATAATTAACTAAATTAGGAGAAGTTCAAAGTATGAGTTTAACTATAAAAAATATTAATGAAAAAAATAGAGAAGACATCTTAGGGCTAAAAGTATTGAAATCACAGGAGAATTTTATAGAAACTATAGAAGAATGTTTAGATGAAGCAAGTGAAGATTCAAAATGGAGAACGGTTGGAATATATGATGAAGATATAGCAGTAGGTTTTGCTATGTATGCTTTATTTTTAGATGAGGGTAAAAATGGAAGGGTATGGCTAGATAGATTTTTAATCTCACAAGAACATCAAGGCAAAGGATATGGTGAGAATGGCATTAAACTTTTAATAAAACAATTATATCGTGAATATGGATATAAAAAAATATACCTAAGCGTATATGATATAAACAAAAATGCTATAGGTTTATATAAAAAAATAGGCTTTGATTTTAATGGAGACGTTGATTTAAAAGGCGAAAAAGTAATGGTAATAAATTTAGATAATATGGAGAATTTGAATGATTAAAGCAAATATTTTTGAAGATAAATCAATATCTAATTTAATCATTTTATTTTCATTTCCAGCTATATGCTCTTTAGTTCTTGAATCACTATCTTCTATGATAGATACTGCATTTGCAGGTCATTTAGGTAATATGAGTCATGAAGCTTTGTCAGCCATGGGAATATTAAGTCCAGTACTATTACTTCTAATTGCTGCGCAATTAATATTTGGAGTATCTACAAGTATAGTCATATCAAAAAAATTAGGTGAGAATAACAAAGAAAAGATAAATAATACATTTAAAGTGGGACTGTATGCAAGTTTTATATCAAGCACTATGATATCTATAATAATATTTTTATTTCAAGATATTATATTAAAGGTACTTGGGGCAAATGGGCTAGTAATGGAGCTTGCAAAAGATTATTTAAATATAGCTATAATATTTAATATTTTTAGTTCAGTTGGATATATGCTAGTTAATAACATTAGAGCTTTTGGATATCCTAAAGTTGAAATTATAGTAGGTGTTTCATCAACGGCAATTAATATAATATTTAATGTATTATTTACTTTTATTTTTAATATGGGAATAAAGGGTATTGCATTATCTACATTAGTTAGTGAAATATTTTATTTTACATTTGCTATGATATTTTTAATAAATAAAGGACTATGGATACAAAAAAGTAATTTAAAGCTGATAGAAGGAAAAGAAATATTATTATGTTTAGTTAAGATAGGATTTGTTCAGTTTTTGATGCAATCATTAAATAGTGTTAGTGGATTTATTATTAATAAGGTTTTGATAAGATATGGGAGTATGTCATATGTAGGTGCGTGGTCTATTTGTAGCAATATAAATATGGTTATTTTATTACCGCTAATAGGAATAACCCAAGGAGTTCAGGCATTAATAGCATATTTTATTGGGAAAAATGATATAGAAAAAGAGCATATAGTAAAGTCTAAAATAGTAAAATATAGTTTGATTTACTCTATAACCTTAACTGTTTTAGTATATTTATTTACTTATAACATAGCAAAAATATTTACAGATAATACTGAATTAGCTAATATATCAGTACCTATAATGAAAATAATAGTAACGGGATTTCCATTTTTAGGTATAATATATACTTTAATTACATTCATGCAAGTATCTGGAGATGAGAATAGTGCGAGTAGATTAGAGCTAGTAAGACAACTATTATTCCTTATACCTTTAGTTATACTTCTTCCTGAATTGTTTTATAGATACGATATTATGAATTTAACACCGCAGATTGCTATATTTTTTTCAATACCAATATCAAATATATTACTAGTATGTATATATATTAAAAAATTAAAATTTTTATATAAGAAAGATTAATAAAAATACATGTATTTATATATGTATTTTTTTTGATTATATTATTAGTCAATTCAGTGGAATAAATATGTTTTAAATCGTATTTCATGATATAATAAGTGAAATTGTAAGATATTGAATTAATATGAGGTGATCTAATGAATATAGAGAAATTTGAAAGTTATCAAGAACAAATACAAAGAACGAGAAGTTTTAATGAAACGGAGCTTGCTAATTACACATTAGGATTGGTTTGTGAAGCTGGAGAATTTGGAGATTTGATAAAAAAGCACCTATTCCATGGTCATGAATTAGATGAAGAAAAAGTAAAATCAGAATTAGGAGATGTACTTTGGTACCTAGGGAATATATGCAATATATTAGATATAAAGTTAGAAGATATTGCATTTGGAAATATTCAAAAACTAAAAAATAGATATCCAAATGGATTTTCTCAGCAAGACAGTATAAATAGAGAAGAGTAATGAAAATAAATATTAATTTTATTTTTCATATTAAAAAATTATTGTATTATACGTAAAATTTAAAAAGAGATTTAAAATTATTTATTATAATTAAAATCTTGTCTGAGGTTTTTTATACTTAGAAAATATGTATTAAAAATCGTATCATAAGAAAGGAGTATGTTTTATGCAATAATGTTATTTAGACTATT
Above is a genomic segment from Romboutsia lituseburensis containing:
- a CDS encoding isopeptide-forming domain-containing fimbrial protein, with protein sequence MPSSILSMSIVETQNVPIIIGNTSSFNVSIQNLSSSQRLYNLGISLTLPDGMVLSSSTIPQTSSITNVDNSVTYSWINIKDLAPMEINFSFSITVKCNTKFKNGSTIPFGYNFSGINVECQVDTMPRGAYDIGNEVITQQISMTYVTVRFASTITTSEKVLKGAGTSASLNDYTQVTTATCKVLNNSISTSLVNISILLQDGIRYIGNITIYGTDASKFSSPTISTVNINGTIYTQLYYGNVNLSINSNTTLTFSYAVWNQYNNNQGSFIVHGTMLNMLINMTSADPLITSSSNSSTSFAAMDLIITTSTNRPTVDVQTSFTYTYVFKVGQYYNIQNIIVNYFIPDGILYLSSAPSPTSAVNNPTLQGYYLTYNFSLATQNSTKTVAIYAKIDSYYRYKLDIQSLNLPVVAYDPFLATANILGTLVGPFTQVSDSSSVSSNIGVGTITKQFIKGYYKDGTPKTINTLAPGDFAEYLLTYNASTLQATQKGIYIDDFFPLSADPIDSLNYVYTNITPIKPPQLISPHGVDFYYGDLSGLSTCTIDFKIPIASLGSSARNANLMKLKGINTYGYAYSNRSQVNINIGSPNLSLTKSVSGPNKSAIQANEIYTYTVTISNSNNLGSETDAFDFTLNDTLSSSWSALNPNSINVTGTGSYNSPIIQSNNIVVYINKLSPGQFITLTYQVNISSILAPGVNITTTATNTNPYSQIYNASSTNFQYSNLNKSVSVTLSSSAIDITKTNFPNTFKVGSPITYTLTITVPQGTIAYGLYGKDILPSGGQLYLGPSYKNGILITPTVSSNTITLPTEGTVDARLSVQTISYIITAKINNANKSINTTTSTQTNTFQCLYQQIQSGSFSTISKSLTVTINHPNLLMTLSAIDKTTSTLYTKTATINTNSIVQFKLNFQNNSLINLSNGTIQIPINSNFLFYSIDTTVLCSATYNISSKTIIITVPSLNPSVSGYIAFTVIPLSTLNSGTTINTQATAISYYNDISPTKVYSGEQSNVLSCLLQPGVSLLPDPLYKINDSTSFYVTPPGNTAIILNYFKNTGGGYDSFTLEIQKVNINYSLYINDIKIADIPSNTLYQEDLPQIANLAPNETAIIKITAAIPADQPLGIGYNFIVTAISKTSPYPSQTVLNIDPNPF